CCCCGCTTCACTTTCAGGCTTTTATCGATGGTCACGGCAACTCTCCTGATTTATGCGTTATCAGGCGGAAAACGTGCATTCCGCCGGTTAAATGGTCGCCCTAGCGATGGACCGAGGTCCAGGGGAAACGCATTATGATACCAGAGGCCCCATAGCCGTCAAGGCGTAACCAACCCGCCGAACGGGCCGTTTCTAAGCCTCCATTTTCTTGATTCGCTGCAGCTTCGTCAGAAGATCTTTCGCAGTTTCCGGCCGCCGGCGGGGGTCCCGCTCGATGCACGACATGATCAAGTCACCCAGTTCCTGGTTCAGACCAGGCCGCTTTTCAAAGATATCGCTAGGGGCCATCGTGTCGTGGGTCAGGGCATCCCGACCTGTCCCTTCCAAGGCAGCCCAAGGCAATTCGTAAGCCAAGAGGCGGAAACCAGTTACACCTAGTGAAAAGATATCGACCCGCTGGTCGGTCGGACGCCGACGGACGATCTCGGGCGCCATGTAATTGGGGGTTCCTGTACGGTTGCCAGGCGCCATGAACTCAGGCTTGGCGGGCAAGGTAAGGCCAAAGTCGATCAGCTTACACGAGCGACAATCGGGAGCCGCAATGAAGTTACGGGGACAGATATCTCGATGGATATAGCCAGCCTCATGAACGCAGGCCAGAGCATCTGCCATTTGCCGCAATAAGATCAACTGCTTACCTTCCAGCATCGGATCGCGAT
The genomic region above belongs to Blastopirellula marina and contains:
- a CDS encoding serine/threonine protein kinase, which encodes MSLLKKFTSFFAGQPKLDIASRFEILREAVSGTMSEFYKVREHGTGRTLGLKILDLEKQQFFDSRFAGLKRPKEGEIAMSLTHPCIVRTIEHGLVITGQQYLLMEYLDGRGLNSLIVDRDPMLEGKQLILLRQMADALACVHEAGYIHRDICPRNFIAAPDCRSCKLIDFGLTLPAKPEFMAPGNRTGTPNYMAPEIVRRRPTDQRVDIFSLGVTGFRLLAYELPWAALEGTGRDALTHDTMAPSDIFEKRPGLNQELGDLIMSCIERDPRRRPETAKDLLTKLQRIKKMEA